The Paenibacillus yonginensis genome segment AATCATCGCGTGCCGGCGGCAGGTTGGTCTGCTCAAACCATTTCGCATCGTTGGCTGCGTCGGCATATACCCATTTAATAAAGTCGATCGCGGCCGCCTGCTGTTCTTTTGTTGCGGAGGCGTAAACGACCAAACCTTTGGTATCGGCAAACGTCTTGCTGTCTTTAGGATCCATGCCGTCCGGAACCGGAGGCATCGACAAAGTAAAGTTCTCGCCATATTTCAGGTTCGGGTATTTTTCTTTCCAGGTTGTAAAAGTCCAAGGACCAACGTCTGTGAAGACGCCTACGCCGTTCTCAAACGGATCGGTCACCTGACGGGCCAGCAGTCCACTTTCTTTGCGCAGATTGTCTACGAAAGTAAGCACTTCTTCGCCGGCTTTCTGGTCGCCGGTAAACTGGCTGCCTTCAATAAACTTATTGCCGCCGGAAGCCGCATCATACAGCATGTAGAAGTCGAACCAGCGTTTCCAGGCGGTAGGGTCGGCCAGATCGGCTTTGGCCCACAGATATTTTTTGTCGCCGTATTTGTCTTTCAGCTTCTTCGTCAGCTCGACGATTTCGCTGTAGGTCTGCGGTGGTTCGTTGTAGCCAAGCTCTTTCAGCACATCAAGTCTCCAGCCGAACAGCATGGCGTTGGAGTAAATCGGCAGCACATATTGATGACCGTCGGCGAACTTCCAAGGCTCAATCGTGCTTGACATGTTGCGTTCTTTAATGATGTCCTGGAAGCCGTCCAGCGTATCGAGCGGGACCAGCGCTTTGCTGTCTGCAAGCTGGGCGCCAAAGCCGCGGTTGATATTCTCCGACATGGTCGGTGCGCTCTTGGCCGCGATGGCTGATTGAATGCTGGCTTCGGATGTAGGCGATTCCTTGATCGCACTCACATTTATTTTCACATTAGAATGTTCCGATTCATAAGCTTTGGCCATTTCCTGCCAATAAGCCTGTTGGGTAGGGTTCGGTGCAGCCCAGAATTCGATGGTAGTTACCCCGCCGGAGCTTCCTCCGCTTCCGCTGTTTCCCGTGGAGCTTTGGCCGGTCGAGCAGGCGGATAACATCGTGGTGGCAAGTGCAGCGGTGAGCAGTACACCAAGTGATTTTTTAATCATTTGAACATGACCCCCATAATTAAGTAATTTGATTTAGAAAAAAATCAGGTTATTAACATTACAAAATGGTTGTTTTTTTAAAATGTAAGCGCTTATGTCATTTATTATCACCTTTTGTCATCTCGATGTCAAGCAAATATCTACAATTTTACTTTTATAAAGATTACAACTAGGTTTACAAAATAATATTGTAACGTTACAATTAGAACAAGAACGATTAATCCTTTTCCCAGAGCTGAGTCCCTGCCGGAGAATGCTTGACAGCCGTCCCCGGAACTGGAAAAATGAAAACGAATGCATAACCGGTATCAAGACCTTTCGGTTGGTGCTGGACGGAGGTTGAAACCATTTTGAAACATAAAGTCACGATGCAGGATATCGCAGATCATCTTAATAT includes the following:
- a CDS encoding ABC transporter substrate-binding protein; the encoded protein is MIKKSLGVLLTAALATTMLSACSTGQSSTGNSGSGGSSGGVTTIEFWAAPNPTQQAYWQEMAKAYESEHSNVKINVSAIKESPTSEASIQSAIAAKSAPTMSENINRGFGAQLADSKALVPLDTLDGFQDIIKERNMSSTIEPWKFADGHQYVLPIYSNAMLFGWRLDVLKELGYNEPPQTYSEIVELTKKLKDKYGDKKYLWAKADLADPTAWKRWFDFYMLYDAASGGNKFIEGSQFTGDQKAGEEVLTFVDNLRKESGLLARQVTDPFENGVGVFTDVGPWTFTTWKEKYPNLKYGENFTLSMPPVPDGMDPKDSKTFADTKGLVVYASATKEQQAAAIDFIKWVYADAANDAKWFEQTNLPPARDDLTTNDSFKAILDKQPELKPYAENVPNAVPPMDNAKYNDLQTIIGTEAFNKVVKGEISPADGWANMKKAIESALQ